The proteins below come from a single Hyphomicrobium denitrificans ATCC 51888 genomic window:
- a CDS encoding long-chain-fatty-acid--CoA ligase, protein MTPEAAQPSGSLNPPWIASYPPEIDWFMPIPTGPVPELLERAVRRFPHNPAISFLGRTTSYAELAAEVDRVTAGLQKSGIGRGTKVGLFLPNTPTFIVYYYAILKAGGTVVNFNPLYTLEELTFQAQDSETEVMVTHDLAALFPKLEELMLRGVVARTIVVPFRSVLSPLKGLLFSIFKRSDIANVAGSRAADKVIDGAKLSATSEPPTPVAINADEDVAVLQYTGGTTGTPKGAMLTHANLTANTAQIMAWGVNLKPGEESILGALPLFHVFAMTVVMNMAVELAAKIILIPRFKLIEALKLIDREKPTVLPAVPTILTAMLHYPKFKSYDVSSLRFCLSGGAPLPIEVKLQFEDVSGSKVVEGYGLSEASPVLTCNPVHMEPVAGSIGPPLPGTIISLRDLDDPTKEVPQGERGELCAKGPQVMKGYWKKPEETAKQFVGDFLRTGDVAIMDQNGYFSIVDRIKDLIICSGYNVYPRRIEDAIYQHPAVEEVTVIGIPDDYRGEAPKAFIKLKAGMTATAADILKHLETKISKIELPAQIEFRDALPKTMIGKLSKKELVAEERKKRD, encoded by the coding sequence ATGACGCCCGAAGCAGCCCAGCCGTCTGGGTCTCTCAATCCGCCCTGGATTGCCTCGTATCCGCCGGAAATCGACTGGTTCATGCCAATTCCGACAGGTCCGGTGCCGGAACTGCTGGAACGCGCCGTCCGCCGCTTCCCTCATAACCCGGCCATCAGCTTCCTGGGCCGCACGACATCCTACGCAGAACTCGCTGCCGAGGTCGACCGCGTCACAGCCGGATTGCAGAAATCCGGGATCGGCCGTGGCACCAAAGTCGGTCTATTTCTTCCGAACACCCCGACCTTCATCGTTTATTATTACGCAATACTCAAGGCCGGCGGCACGGTTGTTAATTTCAACCCGCTTTATACTCTGGAAGAGCTTACATTTCAGGCGCAGGACAGCGAAACCGAGGTGATGGTGACGCATGACCTCGCTGCGCTTTTCCCGAAGCTCGAAGAGCTCATGCTGCGGGGTGTCGTCGCACGCACCATCGTCGTGCCGTTCCGGAGCGTTTTGTCGCCGCTCAAGGGGCTGCTGTTCTCGATCTTCAAGCGCAGCGACATCGCCAACGTCGCCGGGTCGCGGGCGGCGGACAAGGTGATCGACGGGGCGAAGCTTTCCGCCACCAGCGAACCGCCGACGCCGGTCGCCATCAATGCCGACGAGGACGTCGCGGTGCTGCAGTACACCGGCGGCACGACCGGCACGCCCAAGGGCGCGATGCTGACGCACGCCAACCTCACCGCCAACACGGCTCAGATCATGGCCTGGGGCGTCAACCTCAAGCCGGGCGAGGAAAGCATTCTGGGCGCGCTGCCGCTGTTCCACGTCTTCGCGATGACGGTCGTGATGAACATGGCGGTCGAGCTTGCCGCAAAGATCATCCTCATCCCACGCTTCAAGCTCATCGAGGCGCTGAAGCTGATCGACCGCGAGAAGCCGACCGTGCTCCCCGCCGTGCCGACCATTCTGACGGCGATGCTGCACTACCCGAAGTTCAAGTCCTACGACGTCTCGTCGTTGCGTTTCTGCCTGTCAGGCGGCGCGCCGCTCCCGATCGAGGTGAAGCTGCAGTTCGAGGACGTTTCGGGTTCGAAAGTTGTCGAGGGCTATGGGCTTTCGGAGGCGTCGCCCGTGCTGACGTGCAACCCGGTGCATATGGAGCCGGTCGCGGGCTCGATCGGGCCGCCGCTTCCGGGCACGATCATCTCGCTACGCGATCTCGACGATCCGACGAAAGAGGTTCCGCAGGGCGAGCGTGGCGAACTCTGCGCCAAGGGTCCGCAGGTGATGAAGGGCTACTGGAAAAAGCCCGAGGAAACGGCGAAGCAGTTCGTCGGCGATTTCCTCCGCACCGGCGACGTCGCGATCATGGATCAGAACGGCTATTTCTCGATCGTCGACCGGATCAAGGATCTGATCATCTGCTCGGGCTACAACGTCTACCCGCGCCGTATCGAGGATGCGATCTACCAGCATCCGGCGGTCGAGGAAGTGACCGTGATCGGCATTCCCGACGATTACCGCGGCGAAGCGCCGAAGGCCTTCATCAAACTGAAGGCCGGCATGACGGCGACGGCCGCCGACATTCTGAAGCATCTCGAAACCAAGATTTCGAAGATCGAGCTGCCGGCTCAGATCGAGTTCCGCGACGCCCTGCCGAAGACGATGATCGGCAAGCTGTCGAAGAAGGAGCTTGTCGCGGAAGAACGGAAGAAGAGGGATTAG
- a CDS encoding DUF2865 domain-containing protein produces the protein MSQAGSIGIVGRRLVLALMALALVIVAVPGPASAQGWWPFGGGDDERPERPPMPREPVYRQPDAVPAPVPQDAPPPMAPPQPGAPRSPSSPAPAPAPSAGNWPQKNPICFQLEQRLVQEGQKNGQSRDALPGIENEIRAMERAVDSGKAQLDRGCYEYFLFTKSLRNTAQCKDLSRQVDASKRKLSELDARRQDILGSSGHSYQDDIIRELARNNCGANYVDMARRRSDGMWEDEESSGGSTWSPRASNGAQTYRTVCVRLCDGYYFPMSFSTLPSHFPQDADACSSKCAAPAELYYYPNPGGSIDQAVALRSQEAYNKLKFAFRYRKEVVKGCSCKLAEYVPADGSAPKKAEIAPGQSSPQQRAGAAPGYDARAMAAQSAAAAAPAPADSGGWQTEAQH, from the coding sequence GTGAGCCAAGCGGGATCCATCGGAATTGTCGGCCGGCGCCTGGTGCTGGCGCTCATGGCGCTGGCGCTTGTGATTGTTGCCGTTCCGGGCCCGGCTTCGGCGCAGGGCTGGTGGCCGTTCGGCGGTGGTGACGACGAACGTCCCGAGCGCCCGCCGATGCCGCGCGAACCGGTTTATCGCCAGCCCGACGCCGTCCCCGCTCCCGTGCCGCAGGATGCGCCGCCGCCGATGGCGCCGCCTCAGCCCGGCGCGCCGCGATCGCCGTCGAGCCCTGCTCCGGCTCCTGCACCGTCCGCCGGTAACTGGCCGCAAAAGAATCCGATCTGCTTCCAGCTCGAGCAACGTCTCGTGCAAGAGGGTCAGAAGAACGGACAGTCGCGCGATGCGCTGCCAGGCATCGAGAACGAAATCCGGGCGATGGAGCGCGCCGTCGACAGCGGCAAGGCGCAACTCGACCGCGGCTGCTACGAATATTTCCTGTTCACGAAATCGCTGCGCAACACGGCTCAGTGCAAGGATCTCTCGCGGCAGGTCGATGCGTCGAAGCGCAAGCTCTCCGAACTCGATGCGCGGCGGCAGGACATTCTCGGCTCGTCGGGACACTCGTATCAGGACGACATCATCCGCGAACTCGCGCGCAACAACTGCGGCGCGAACTACGTCGACATGGCGCGGCGGCGCAGCGACGGCATGTGGGAGGATGAAGAATCGAGCGGCGGCAGCACGTGGTCCCCGCGCGCATCGAACGGCGCGCAGACGTACCGGACCGTGTGCGTGCGCCTCTGCGACGGCTATTATTTTCCGATGAGTTTTTCGACGCTGCCGAGCCACTTCCCGCAGGATGCGGATGCCTGCTCGTCGAAGTGCGCGGCGCCGGCCGAGCTTTACTATTATCCGAACCCGGGCGGCTCGATCGACCAGGCGGTCGCGCTCCGCTCGCAGGAAGCCTACAACAAGCTCAAGTTCGCATTCCGCTATCGCAAGGAAGTCGTCAAAGGCTGCTCGTGCAAATTGGCCGAGTACGTGCCCGCCGATGGCTCAGCGCCCAAGAAAGCCGAGATCGCGCCGGGCCAGTCATCCCCACAACAGCGCGCAGGGGCTGCGCCAGGGTATGACGCTCGCGCCATGGCGGCACAGTCGGCAGCAGCGGCAGCTCCGGCCCCGGCCGACAGCGGCGGCTGGCAAACGGAAGCGCAGCACTAA
- the cysS gene encoding cysteine--tRNA ligase: MALKLYNTLTRQKAEFAPIDPSNVRMYVCGPTVYDYAHIGNARPVIVFDVLFRLLRHVYGPEHVTYVRNITDVDDKINARAARDFPDLPLNDAIRKVTEATEKQFHEDIAALGVLPPTFEPRATEYIRRDDGRETMVSLIEALVQRGNAYVAEDHVLFDVASMPDYGRLSNRSLDEMEAGARVEVAPYKKGPMDFVLWKPSKPGEPAWPSPCGIATPGRPGWHIECSAMAGALLGPEFDIHGGGIDLTFPHHENEIAQSRCAHGTPFMANVWMHNGFLQVEGEKMSKSLGNFVTINELLSDGWPGEVLRFNMLRTHYRQPIDWTKKGLEESQKILSGWFSQNGLSTDDRTELSPAFLDALADDLNTPKAIAELHGFATAKDATRLGAALSFLGFDGATLKKADARAAETAQSVASKVEPLIIARLDARKRKDFAESDRIRDELAKMGISLKDAKNKETGEIETTWEVAR, from the coding sequence TTGGCTCTGAAGCTCTACAACACGTTGACACGGCAGAAGGCCGAATTCGCGCCGATCGATCCCAGCAACGTGCGCATGTATGTGTGCGGCCCGACGGTCTACGATTATGCCCACATCGGCAACGCCCGGCCCGTCATCGTGTTCGACGTGCTGTTCCGCCTGTTGCGCCACGTCTACGGGCCGGAGCACGTCACCTACGTCCGCAACATCACCGACGTCGACGACAAGATCAACGCGCGGGCGGCGCGCGACTTTCCGGACCTGCCTCTGAACGACGCCATCCGCAAAGTCACCGAGGCGACCGAGAAGCAGTTCCACGAGGACATTGCCGCGCTCGGCGTTCTGCCGCCGACGTTCGAGCCGCGCGCGACCGAATACATCCGCCGCGACGACGGCCGCGAGACGATGGTGTCGCTGATCGAAGCACTTGTTCAGCGCGGCAACGCCTACGTCGCGGAAGATCACGTGCTGTTCGACGTCGCGTCGATGCCGGACTACGGCCGCCTTTCAAACCGCTCGCTGGACGAGATGGAAGCGGGTGCCCGCGTCGAAGTCGCGCCGTACAAAAAAGGCCCGATGGATTTCGTGCTCTGGAAGCCCTCGAAGCCCGGCGAGCCGGCATGGCCGAGCCCGTGCGGAATTGCGACGCCCGGCCGTCCGGGATGGCACATCGAATGCTCGGCGATGGCGGGCGCACTGCTCGGCCCGGAGTTCGACATTCACGGCGGCGGCATCGATTTGACGTTTCCGCACCACGAGAACGAAATCGCACAATCGCGCTGCGCCCACGGCACGCCGTTCATGGCGAACGTCTGGATGCACAACGGCTTCCTGCAGGTCGAAGGCGAGAAGATGTCGAAATCCCTCGGCAACTTCGTCACGATCAATGAATTGCTGAGCGACGGCTGGCCGGGCGAGGTATTGCGCTTCAACATGTTGCGCACGCACTACCGCCAGCCGATCGACTGGACGAAGAAGGGGCTGGAAGAAAGTCAGAAAATCCTGTCCGGCTGGTTCTCGCAAAACGGTTTGAGTACGGACGATCGAACCGAGCTTTCGCCCGCGTTTCTCGATGCGCTTGCTGACGATCTCAACACGCCGAAAGCCATCGCCGAGCTTCACGGATTTGCGACGGCGAAAGACGCGACGCGGCTTGGTGCTGCGTTGAGCTTTCTTGGCTTCGATGGCGCGACACTAAAAAAGGCGGACGCACGTGCCGCCGAAACTGCGCAGTCCGTCGCCTCCAAAGTCGAGCCGTTGATCATCGCCCGCCTCGACGCACGCAAGCGCAAGGACTTCGCCGAGTCGGACCGCATCCGCGACGAACTCGCGAAGATGGGCATTTCCCTGAAAGACGCGAAGAACAAAGAAACTGGCGAAATCGAAACAACCTGGGAAGTCGCGAGGTAG